Proteins from a genomic interval of Euleptes europaea isolate rEulEur1 chromosome 18, rEulEur1.hap1, whole genome shotgun sequence:
- the LOC130490582 gene encoding soluble scavenger receptor cysteine-rich domain-containing protein SSC5D-like, with the protein MLLAGTRSSWGGGVAAGLQAFTGSPFSVRLSGGPNLCIGRVEVFRRSQWGTVCDDEWDVLDAAVVCRELDCGEALSAPHGAWFGEGTGTIWLNEVRCLGTERHLHACRHKGFRRHVCTHEEDASAICSVQRFSPFTSFSPPPTVRGDEIETVTAARPAPSVPAEGTPALRLMGGRNHCSGRVEVFHQGQWGTVCDDMWGLPDVAVVCRELGCGEALAAPGGAIFGVGNVIWLDDVQCDGGESTLTECLASPWGTHNCRHNEAAGAVCSDEMPLTMVEEHLATLARTLAPQRPQPITHRRSPRPTRPSRDQAGSVAHEASWHIRKSSTEGHSEAILAGQWQVRLVGGSGSCAGRVEVLHKDSWGTVCDDGWDLLDATVVCRELGCGAPLLSPGNARYGPGSGPIWLDDVNCTGKESTLQHCQSQPWGQHNCNHHEDASVICIGTWKPLSLPEPATDSNVAELIPTTQVPKSERETGPTSFSGIELLPVTQDLTDTMETVTQVQWDDIPGVPPVTQEPTNPSAETPPASVLWVWESERETEPPNPSGTVTLRQSLKAAMETEPSIQWDNMSREPPVTQKAEPSSLSTKTESTSAIWVVESERETEPTSASRIELLPVTQDFKDAMETVTQVQWDDIPGVPPITKEPTNPFSVNQPASAMWVGESERGTESAVHGGMGLFPSSESLEATREMEMPTATQNIQPTNDREDISPEAPDSIVPNTSSSWDGADVSGVTDVLSRSPVQHILDTDGPSEKDLSSGVTERGPEAVSTTGQTKAPGTSKPSPEPVSPSGQLNKMSPGCSVRQETRKEEQDCGCWADTLGKEVHAMDSLRGELGSLSTAIRQQGSQLEAVARSLAELAVSVHRLVGALPALTQPVPASLSSSPCRQGYSNRARD; encoded by the exons ATGCTCCTAGCGGGCACCCGGTCCTCCTGGGGTGGTGGTGTTGCGGCAGGGCTCCAAGCCTTCACCGGCA GCCCATTCTCAGTACGTCTGTCGGGAGGTCCGAACCTCTGCATCGGACGGGTGGAAGTCTTTCGCCGAAGCCAATGGGGGACGGTCTGTGACGATGAGTGGGACGTGCTGGATGCGGCCGTGGTGTGCCGAGAGCTGGACTGTGGGGAGGCTCTTTCCGCACCCCATGGTGCCTGGTTTGGCGAAGGCACTGGTACCATCTGGCTAAACGAGGTGCGTTGCCTGGGCACCGAGCGGCATCTCCACGCCTGCCGCCACAAAGGCTTCCGCAGGCACGTCTGCACCCATGAGGAGGACGCCAGTGCCATCTGCTCAG TTCAGCGCTTCTCTCCTTTCACgtccttttctcctcccccaactGTCAGAGGGGACGAAATTGAGACGGTAACGGCTGCAAGACCAGCGCCTTCTGTACCTGCAGAGG GGACTCCTGCCCTGCGCCTCATGGGTGGCAGAAATCACTGCTCTGGCCGGGTGGAGGTGTTCCACCAGGGGCAGTGGGGGACTGTATGCGACGACATGTGGGGGCTTCCAGATGTCGCTGTCGTCTGCCGCGAGCTGGGCTGCGGCGAGGCCCTGGCAGCTCCAGGGGGAGCCATTTTTGGCGTGGGGAACGTCATCTGGTTGGATGATGTGCAGTGTGACGGTGGAGAGTCAACGCTGACCgagtgcctcgccagcccatggGGGACGCACAACTGCCGACACAATGAAGCTGCTGGGGCTGTGTGTTCAG ATGAGATGCCCCTCACCATGGTGGAAGAACACCTGGCCACACTCGCAAGGACCTTGGCACCCCAGAGGCCCCAACCTATAACCCACAGGAGATCTCCACGTCCTACTCGGCCATCAAGGGATCAGGCAGGATCTGTAGCTCATGAAGCATCATGGCATATAAGAAAGAGCTCGACAGAAGGACATTCTGAGGCGATACTAGCTG GACAGTGGCAGGTGCGGCTAGTGGGGGGCTCCGGATCCTGTGCTGGACGGGTGGAGGTTCTGCATAAAGACTCCTGGGGTACTGTGTGCGACGATGGCTGGGACCTGTTGGATGCGACGGTGGTGTGCCGTGAGCTGGGCTGCGGGGCCCCTCTTCTCAGTCCCGGAAACGCACGATACGGACCGGGATCTGGACCCATCTGGTTAGATGATGTCAACTGTACCGGGAAAGAGTCCACTCTGCAGCACTGCCAATCCCAGCCCTGGGGGCAGCATAACTGCAACCATCACGAGGACGCTTCTGTCATCTGCATAG GCACCTGGAAGCCCCTGTCTTTGCCAGAACCTGCCACGGATTCAAATGTAGCTGAATTGATTCCCACCACACAGGTGCCAA AATCTGAGAGAGAAACCGGGCCAACCAGCTTTTCAGGAATAGAACTTCTTCCGGTCACGCAAGACCTCACAGACACAATGGAGACGGTGACTCAGGTCCAGTGGGATGACATCCCTGGGGTGCCGCCGGTCACACAGGAACCCACCAACCCCTCTGCTGAAACTCCGCCAGCCTCCGTCTTGTGGGTTTGGGAGTCTGAGAGAGAAACTGAGCCACCAAATCCTTCAGGAACGGTCACACTCAGACAAAGTCTCAAGGCTGCCATGgagactgagccttccatccagTGGGACAACATGTCCAGAGAACCTCCAGTGACGCAAAAAGCAGAACCAAGTAGCCTCTCCACTAAAACTGAGTCCACCTCAGCCATATGGGTTGTAGAATCTGAGAGAGAAACCGAGCCAACCAGCGCTTCAAGGATAGAACTTCTTCCAGTCACACAAGACTTCAAAGACGCCATGGAGACTGTGACTCAGGTCCAGTGGGATGACATCCCTGGGGTGCCACCAATCACAAAGGAACCCACCaaccccttctctgtcaatcaGCCAGCCTCTGCCATGTGGGTTGGGGAATCTGAGAGAGGAACTGAGTCAGCCGTTCATGGAGGGATGGGACTGTTCCCGTCCTCAGAGAGCTTGGAGGCTACAAGGGAGATGGAAATGCCAACTGCCACACAGAACATACAACCTACGAACGACAGGGAAGACATCAGCCCTGAAGCCCCAGACTCCATTGTTCCCAATACCTCGAGCTCATGGGATGGAGCAGATGTTTCTGGTGTGACTGATGTATTGTCCAGAAGTCCAGTTCAGCACATATTGGACACAGACGGTCCATCCGAGAAAGACTTGAGCTCAGGAGTCACGGAAAGAGGGCCAG AGGCTGTCTCCACAACCGGTCAGACCAAGGCACCGGGGACAAGCAAACCATCCCCTGAGCCAGTCAGCCCCTCTGGTCAGCTCAACAAAATGTCTCCTGGCTGCTCTGTTAGGCAGGAAACAAGGAAAGAGGAGCAAGACTGCGGCTGTTGGGCTGATACCCTGGGGAAAGAGGTCCACGCAATGGACAGTCTTCGTGGGGAACTGGGCTCCCTCTCCACAGCCATCAGGCAACAGGGTTCTCAGCTGGAGGCCGTGGCCCGAAGTTTGGCTGAGCTGGCTGTGTCTGTGCACCGACTGGTTGGGGCACTGCCTGCCCTGACGCAGCCGGTTCCAGCATCACTCTCCTCATCTCCCTGTAGGCAGG